A genomic region of Thermococcus sp. JdF3 contains the following coding sequences:
- a CDS encoding MFS transporter has translation MFQDYSRDAKILIAANAAGQLFLQFSIFIMPFYLAVLGYDMAAMGTFFSIQTFTGGLFFLIAGQVSLRLGYRRTLLISALLGLAGRLLQVAAVNDYVLALGFFLVGANMGLRQPNFTALLSEEVGEERRHHAFSISFGLGTIFNALGVLIAGFAPDFFVGLGLTEGIAYRLVISLALLQFALVIPALLMIRDVPVRNPRINWNRELVVKILRFSLPSALIGFGAGITIPYMSLYFKLQFGQTLAAISGIFFFQQLAMGLGSFGLPKLVHRIGPVKVITSFQSMAAFLFAIFPSIETFLLAALLYVVRSILMNIVWPINDSFMMGFFSTEEKATAAGIRRAFSTFMRGGGNYVGGLLFGMSLSYPFYATALLYVIATAIFYAFFIKHNK, from the coding sequence ATGTTCCAGGACTACAGCAGGGACGCGAAGATACTCATAGCGGCCAACGCGGCGGGCCAGCTCTTCCTCCAGTTCTCAATATTCATCATGCCATTCTATCTGGCAGTTTTAGGCTACGATATGGCGGCGATGGGAACGTTCTTCTCGATACAGACGTTCACGGGGGGACTGTTCTTCCTTATAGCCGGCCAGGTCTCACTGAGGCTTGGTTACCGAAGAACCCTCCTCATCTCCGCCCTCCTCGGACTGGCCGGGAGGCTCCTCCAGGTGGCAGCGGTAAACGACTACGTCCTCGCCCTCGGCTTCTTCCTGGTCGGTGCGAACATGGGGCTGAGACAGCCGAATTTCACGGCACTACTCAGCGAGGAGGTTGGTGAGGAGAGGCGCCATCATGCATTCTCGATAAGCTTTGGCCTCGGGACGATATTCAACGCCCTGGGAGTCCTCATAGCGGGCTTTGCCCCGGACTTTTTCGTGGGGCTCGGGCTGACTGAGGGAATAGCCTACAGACTGGTCATCTCGCTGGCGCTCCTCCAGTTCGCCCTCGTGATCCCGGCGCTGTTGATGATACGGGACGTTCCCGTGAGGAACCCGAGGATAAACTGGAACCGTGAGCTGGTCGTCAAGATACTCAGGTTCTCCCTTCCGAGCGCGCTGATAGGCTTCGGGGCAGGGATAACGATACCCTACATGAGCCTCTACTTCAAGCTCCAGTTCGGGCAGACGCTCGCGGCCATAAGCGGGATATTCTTTTTCCAGCAGCTGGCGATGGGCCTCGGTTCCTTCGGCCTTCCAAAGCTGGTTCACAGGATAGGGCCGGTCAAGGTGATAACGTCCTTCCAGAGCATGGCGGCCTTTCTCTTCGCGATATTCCCCTCGATAGAGACCTTCCTGTTAGCGGCACTGCTCTATGTCGTCCGCTCCATCCTCATGAACATAGTGTGGCCCATAAACGACTCCTTCATGATGGGCTTCTTCTCGACCGAGGAGAAGGCAACGGCCGCCGGAATAAGAAGGGCATTCTCGACCTTCATGCGCGGCGGGGGAAACTACGTCGGTGGTCTGCTATTCGGCATGTCTCTGAGCTATCCGTTCTACGCGACTGCTCTGCTGTACGTCATAGCGACGGCGATATTCTACGCATTCTTTATAAAGCACAACAAGTGA
- a CDS encoding phosphate uptake regulator PhoU has product MEFRKIQFTGRSSYIISLPKKWVREHGLSQGDVVPLSINPDGSITIFPKEPKEISERKVLTISREYSPDMAVRLVISAYIQGYDVLEIVLSGEMPLYKVRMRKVLQSLPGVEIILDEPQRMVAKSLLDEEEVNLAELLNRIRSLIMSMLGDLELLIQNPGEEEILRDINDLENELDRFYFLIIRAVNRILTKRGVTEESGIIRRTFDLLGILFIVRNIERIGDHITRIAENPGEVNVPYLKEKFGQMMAQIEERDLTKIDRLMLELKGEIRSIDYRQSIALESYRRILEYLENIGETIINMALS; this is encoded by the coding sequence ATGGAGTTCAGGAAAATCCAATTTACCGGCAGGAGTTCATACATAATATCCCTCCCCAAGAAGTGGGTCAGGGAACACGGCCTCAGCCAAGGAGACGTCGTTCCGCTCTCAATAAACCCTGACGGGAGCATAACGATATTCCCCAAGGAGCCGAAGGAGATAAGTGAGAGGAAGGTCCTTACGATATCTCGCGAATATTCCCCCGACATGGCGGTCAGGCTCGTTATCTCGGCCTACATCCAGGGCTACGACGTTCTTGAGATTGTGCTCTCCGGCGAGATGCCCCTCTACAAGGTGAGGATGCGCAAGGTTCTCCAGAGCCTTCCGGGGGTCGAGATAATACTCGACGAACCCCAGCGCATGGTCGCCAAGAGTCTCCTCGACGAGGAGGAGGTCAACCTGGCCGAGCTCCTCAACAGGATTCGCTCGCTCATAATGTCCATGCTCGGTGACCTTGAGCTTCTCATTCAAAACCCCGGTGAGGAGGAGATACTCAGGGATATCAACGACCTCGAGAACGAGCTGGACAGGTTCTACTTCCTCATAATCCGCGCGGTCAACAGGATCCTCACCAAGCGCGGCGTCACCGAGGAGAGCGGCATAATCAGGAGGACCTTTGACCTGCTTGGCATACTCTTCATAGTCAGGAACATCGAGCGCATCGGAGACCACATAACGCGCATTGCCGAGAACCCGGGCGAAGTAAACGTTCCGTATCTCAAGGAGAAGTTCGGCCAGATGATGGCCCAGATTGAGGAGCGCGACCTCACGAAGATCGACAGGCTGATGCTTGAGCTCAAGGGGGAGATACGCTCCATCGACTACCGCCAGTCAATAGCCCTTGAGAGCTACCGCAGGATTCTCGAGTACCTTGAGAACATCGGCGAGACGATAATCAACATGGCGCTGAGCTGA
- a CDS encoding isoaspartyl peptidase/L-asparaginase family protein — translation MVAIIVHGGAGTIRKEERIPKVIEGVREAVLAGWRELKRGSALDAVEEAVKALEDNPLFNAGTGSVLTLDGKVEMDAAIMRGRTFEAGAVAGIWGVRNPISVARKVMEKTDHVLLNGEGAVKFARLMGFEEYDPVTDERLKQWEELRKKLVESGETRHWKKLNELIKEYPEVLRSTVGAVAFDGEEVVAGTSTGGVFLKMFGRVGDTPIIGGGTYANEVAGASCTGLGEVAIKLALAKSATDFVRLGMDAQSASEAAISLATKYFGADTMGIIMVDARGNVGFAKNTKHMSHAFMKEGMDEPTAGV, via the coding sequence ATGGTCGCGATAATAGTTCACGGCGGTGCCGGCACGATAAGGAAGGAGGAGCGCATTCCAAAGGTCATCGAAGGCGTTAGAGAGGCTGTTCTGGCCGGCTGGCGTGAACTCAAGAGGGGTTCTGCTTTAGATGCGGTCGAGGAGGCCGTCAAAGCCCTCGAGGACAACCCGCTCTTCAACGCAGGCACGGGGAGCGTTCTTACCCTCGACGGGAAGGTCGAGATGGACGCCGCCATAATGCGCGGAAGAACCTTCGAAGCCGGCGCCGTTGCCGGAATCTGGGGGGTCAGGAACCCCATAAGCGTCGCGAGGAAGGTGATGGAGAAGACCGACCACGTGCTCCTCAACGGCGAGGGAGCGGTAAAGTTCGCCAGGCTCATGGGCTTCGAGGAGTACGACCCGGTGACCGACGAGAGGCTGAAGCAGTGGGAGGAGCTGAGGAAGAAGCTCGTTGAAAGCGGAGAAACGAGGCACTGGAAGAAGCTCAATGAGCTCATCAAGGAGTACCCTGAGGTGCTGAGGAGTACCGTTGGGGCTGTTGCCTTCGACGGCGAGGAGGTAGTGGCAGGAACGTCCACCGGTGGGGTATTCCTCAAGATGTTCGGCAGGGTTGGCGACACCCCGATAATCGGCGGCGGAACCTACGCCAACGAGGTTGCAGGGGCTTCCTGCACCGGTCTCGGCGAAGTGGCGATAAAACTCGCCCTGGCAAAAAGCGCCACCGACTTCGTCCGCCTCGGAATGGACGCTCAGTCCGCCAGCGAGGCCGCGATAAGTCTCGCCACAAAGTACTTCGGCGCCGACACCATGGGCATAATAATGGTTGACGCCAGGGGCAACGTCGGCTTCGCGAAAAATACGAAACACATGAGCCACGCCTTCATGAAAGAGGGAATGGACGAACCCACAGCGGGGGTTTGA
- a CDS encoding MFS transporter — MDRALRDIWLLNFSTFFFFLGISVVNPIISPFAITLNATPFLVGLVAGVASVVSLFSKPIGGLIGDRGYRFQAMMAGNVLGMLAGLLYITSALLGNLWIFTFARAIHGFSMGIFFPSSLSTAVDLAPEGRVGETLGWRGMMFSLGNIIGPALGGYLSDVLGFVGAFSFTVIFSLVGLALVVPVWLDGRRAVARREERHEDVSYSELLRSYFIAASLALFFFSFSYAGVITYLPALYKVLDMPQSLFGFYMMVIGISSFIMRLVGGRSADRMGPIPVIRAGMLLVILGYIVLILYRLPPYSYVSALVIGAGFGLSVPAMQLMALGNLPQRIRTMGSSVYTMFFDLGMLGGQVTLGYVAGIRGYAGVFSLLPFIAAASLIIVHAPLILGGRKG, encoded by the coding sequence ATCGACAGAGCGCTCCGGGACATCTGGCTCCTCAACTTCTCGACCTTCTTTTTCTTCCTGGGAATAAGCGTAGTCAACCCAATAATATCGCCCTTCGCGATAACCCTCAACGCCACCCCCTTCCTGGTCGGCCTTGTCGCGGGGGTTGCCTCCGTCGTCTCGCTGTTCTCAAAGCCCATCGGCGGTCTCATCGGCGACAGGGGATATAGGTTCCAGGCTATGATGGCCGGCAACGTCCTCGGAATGCTGGCCGGGCTCCTCTACATAACCTCGGCACTCCTCGGAAATCTGTGGATATTCACCTTCGCCAGGGCGATCCACGGCTTCTCCATGGGGATATTCTTCCCCTCGAGCCTTTCAACCGCCGTTGACCTTGCACCGGAGGGGCGCGTCGGCGAGACGCTGGGCTGGCGAGGTATGATGTTCTCCCTCGGCAACATAATCGGCCCGGCCCTCGGCGGCTACCTTTCCGATGTCCTCGGCTTTGTGGGAGCCTTCTCCTTCACCGTGATATTTTCCCTCGTTGGCCTCGCCCTCGTAGTCCCGGTCTGGCTCGATGGCAGAAGGGCCGTTGCCAGGAGAGAGGAGAGGCACGAGGATGTCAGCTACTCAGAGCTCCTCAGGAGCTATTTCATTGCCGCGTCGCTGGCGCTGTTCTTCTTCTCCTTCTCCTACGCCGGCGTCATAACTTACCTTCCCGCGCTCTACAAGGTTCTGGATATGCCCCAGAGCCTGTTCGGCTTCTACATGATGGTCATCGGGATATCGAGCTTCATAATGAGACTCGTGGGTGGCAGAAGTGCCGACAGGATGGGCCCGATTCCCGTCATACGTGCCGGCATGCTCCTCGTTATCCTCGGCTACATCGTGCTGATCCTTTACAGGCTCCCGCCCTACTCCTACGTCAGCGCACTCGTCATCGGCGCGGGCTTCGGCCTCTCCGTTCCCGCGATGCAGCTCATGGCCCTTGGAAACCTCCCTCAGAGGATCAGGACGATGGGTTCGAGCGTTTACACGATGTTCTTCGACCTCGGAATGCTTGGGGGTCAGGTAACCCTCGGCTACGTCGCCGGCATCAGAGGCTACGCAGGAGTCTTCTCGCTCCTCCCCTTCATAGCGGCCGCATCACTTATAATAGTCCACGCACCCCTCATACTTGGGGGTAGGAAAGGATGA
- a CDS encoding radical SAM protein, with amino-acid sequence MKVRVSYGTAIAMGLVRAKMLARPTTAYLMTYHDGRCRNNCAFCPQARGSGADLKRLSRITWPAFSVEEVIKSLPGGGFARICLQTVDYPELVSDVIELLDLFQPLGLPVSVSITPVNRGVLEEFRSKGVDYIGVGLDVASERLYPEIKDSLYSWDEMWRFTKDVIDVFGDGKALVHLIIGLGETDREAVETIWRSYSMGAWVSLFAFTPIRGTRLENAKPPSLARYRRIQVAHYLIKERLATPGDFEFDGDGSLIGFGIDREELAGLIPPEVFTTHGCPGCNRPYYNERPKKEPYNFPERPVGDYVGRVLDSIL; translated from the coding sequence ATGAAAGTCAGGGTCTCCTACGGAACTGCCATAGCGATGGGACTCGTAAGGGCCAAGATGCTGGCCAGACCAACCACCGCGTACCTTATGACGTACCACGACGGCCGCTGTCGTAACAACTGCGCCTTCTGTCCCCAGGCGAGGGGAAGCGGGGCGGATCTCAAAAGACTGTCCCGCATAACCTGGCCGGCATTCAGTGTGGAGGAAGTTATTAAAAGCCTTCCAGGGGGCGGTTTTGCGAGGATATGCCTCCAGACGGTTGACTATCCCGAACTGGTCTCCGACGTCATCGAACTCCTCGACCTTTTCCAGCCGCTGGGCCTTCCGGTCTCGGTCTCGATAACCCCCGTGAATAGGGGGGTCCTTGAGGAGTTCAGATCAAAGGGGGTCGACTACATCGGCGTTGGCCTCGACGTGGCCAGCGAGAGGCTCTACCCGGAGATCAAGGACTCCCTCTACTCCTGGGACGAGATGTGGCGTTTCACGAAAGACGTCATCGACGTCTTCGGCGATGGAAAGGCCCTCGTGCACCTCATAATCGGGCTCGGAGAGACCGACAGGGAAGCCGTCGAGACCATCTGGAGGTCGTACTCGATGGGCGCCTGGGTTTCCCTCTTCGCCTTCACGCCCATAAGGGGAACCCGCCTTGAGAACGCGAAGCCTCCGAGCCTCGCGAGGTACAGGAGAATCCAGGTGGCCCATTACCTCATAAAGGAGAGGCTTGCCACGCCCGGCGATTTCGAGTTCGATGGGGACGGCTCCCTAATCGGCTTTGGAATCGACAGAGAGGAGCTTGCCGGGCTTATTCCCCCGGAAGTTTTCACCACCCACGGCTGCCCCGGCTGCAACAGGCCGTACTACAACGAAAGACCAAAGAAAGAGCCATACAACTTCCCAGAGAGGCCGGTGGGGGACTACGTGGGGCGTGTTCTTGACTCTATCCTCTGA
- a CDS encoding serine/threonine-protein kinase RIO2, with product MVSKLLALEAYPNLRDLDFRILRGVELNMRHHRWVPLEDIARFTRTDIETASFRLGKLDDWGLVARRSDIGYIGYQLTIHGYDVLAIRALAKKGVIEAINPAHVGVGKDADVYIGMTPSGERVAVKFNRIGGRTASRRAGYHGHVFQDKRHTSWLYVSRLIAKKEYEALTLLSPIARVPRPVAWNRHVVVMEFIEGTELAELRDTDLTREEAAGILDRVLEEYLKIVRFGIVHSDMSEFNVVLTHGEGEILIIDWAQHITTAHPESYELLKRDLRVVLNAFRRRWRVEKRFEDVWPEFEKAWLESRGE from the coding sequence ATGGTGAGCAAGCTACTGGCACTAGAGGCCTACCCTAACCTGCGGGACCTCGACTTCAGGATACTCAGAGGGGTAGAGCTGAACATGCGGCACCACCGCTGGGTGCCCCTGGAGGACATCGCACGCTTCACGAGAACGGACATCGAGACCGCCTCGTTCAGGCTCGGGAAGCTCGACGATTGGGGGCTCGTGGCCAGGAGGAGCGACATCGGTTACATAGGATACCAGCTCACGATACACGGCTACGATGTCCTCGCCATACGGGCGCTCGCGAAGAAGGGCGTTATCGAGGCGATAAACCCCGCCCATGTGGGCGTGGGAAAGGACGCTGACGTTTACATCGGAATGACTCCCTCGGGCGAAAGGGTCGCCGTCAAGTTCAACCGCATCGGTGGAAGAACCGCATCGCGGAGGGCTGGCTACCACGGCCACGTCTTCCAGGATAAGCGCCACACGAGCTGGCTCTACGTCTCGAGGCTCATCGCGAAGAAGGAGTACGAGGCGCTAACTCTTCTGAGCCCGATAGCCCGGGTGCCGAGGCCGGTAGCATGGAACAGGCACGTGGTCGTCATGGAGTTCATAGAAGGAACCGAGCTGGCGGAGCTTCGCGACACGGACCTGACGCGGGAAGAGGCGGCGGGGATACTCGACCGCGTTCTGGAGGAGTACCTCAAGATAGTCCGCTTCGGCATCGTTCATTCGGACATGAGCGAGTTCAACGTGGTTCTGACCCACGGCGAGGGTGAGATACTCATAATCGACTGGGCCCAGCACATAACGACCGCCCACCCGGAGAGCTATGAACTTCTGAAGAGGGATCTGCGGGTGGTGCTGAACGCATTCCGGAGACGGTGGCGTGTGGAGAAGAGGTTTGAGGATGTCTGGCCGGAATTTGAGAAGGCCTGGCTCGAGAGCAGGGGTGAGTGA
- a CDS encoding MFS transporter — MRRKLLALVSLGWIFNYAHRMAIPPLIPMIKAELGINNAEAGLLMTALLLPYALVQVPAGYFGDRIGRKRLLTLSIIGYSLSSALIIFARGYWDLLAIRAVYGIFSGLYYAPATALISEVYRERKGSALGVFMVGPPVGSGIAPLIVVPVAVNLEWRYAFLVLSALSTAIGIALALAVRGEVSRPSRVTFSIPRNVFLLSAANFIVLAAFFGLLTFLVSFLVNAGVPLETASLLFSLLSVIGIAGSLVGGGLYDRIGRRSVAVVFGLNALLTLLLAVTASPWVIVPLGITFYSVGAIVTAYTSEKATGENLGSVMGFVNMVGFFGATVGPYLVGLLIDHFGYEKAFLSIPTMYMLAWAVIKLEESMEGRKEGRLSRT, encoded by the coding sequence ATGAGGAGGAAGCTCCTTGCCCTCGTGAGCCTCGGCTGGATATTCAACTATGCCCACAGAATGGCGATCCCTCCCCTCATCCCCATGATAAAGGCCGAGCTGGGAATAAACAACGCCGAGGCCGGGCTCCTGATGACCGCCCTTCTCCTGCCCTATGCCCTTGTCCAGGTTCCTGCGGGCTACTTCGGCGACAGAATCGGCAGAAAACGTCTTCTCACCCTCAGCATAATCGGCTACTCGCTCTCTTCGGCCCTCATTATCTTTGCCCGCGGCTATTGGGACCTCCTCGCTATCCGGGCCGTTTATGGAATCTTCTCCGGTCTGTACTACGCCCCCGCAACTGCCCTGATAAGCGAGGTCTATCGCGAGAGGAAGGGCTCCGCGCTGGGCGTCTTCATGGTCGGCCCGCCCGTCGGCAGCGGGATAGCGCCTCTGATAGTCGTCCCCGTAGCTGTGAACCTCGAGTGGCGCTACGCCTTCCTGGTGCTCTCCGCGCTGAGCACGGCGATCGGAATCGCACTGGCCCTCGCCGTTAGGGGTGAGGTGTCCAGGCCCTCCCGGGTTACGTTCTCAATCCCGCGGAACGTTTTCCTCCTCAGCGCGGCAAACTTCATAGTCCTCGCCGCCTTCTTTGGTCTCCTCACGTTCCTTGTGTCCTTCCTGGTGAACGCGGGGGTCCCCCTTGAAACCGCGTCCCTGCTGTTCTCCCTTCTCTCGGTTATTGGAATCGCTGGCTCACTCGTTGGGGGCGGACTGTACGACAGGATTGGGAGGCGCAGCGTGGCTGTGGTTTTCGGCCTCAACGCCCTCCTCACGCTCCTCCTGGCCGTGACTGCATCCCCGTGGGTTATCGTCCCGCTGGGCATCACGTTCTACTCTGTCGGCGCCATAGTCACCGCCTACACCTCTGAAAAGGCCACCGGGGAGAACCTTGGTTCTGTCATGGGCTTCGTCAACATGGTGGGCTTCTTTGGGGCCACGGTGGGGCCCTATCTCGTCGGTCTCCTGATAGATCACTTCGGCTACGAGAAGGCTTTCCTGTCGATACCCACCATGTACATGCTGGCGTGGGCGGTCATAAAACTGGAGGAGAGTATGGAAGGAAGAAAAGAGGGACGGCTCAGCCGTACATGA
- a CDS encoding proteasome-activating nucleotidase: protein MSVENVDIKPTDEYDDYVIYLKRRIRQLELQVRTLEADKERLERELSRLRMEMSRLRQPPAFAGTLLELLDEDRAIVQNFNGPRFVVRIAPWIERENLKPGSRVALDQRTMAVVELLPSEKDPSVLGFEVIERPTVSYKDIGGLEKQLQELREAIELPLRHPELFEKVGIEPPKGVLLYGPPGCGKTLMAKALAHEANATFIRVVGSELVRKFIGEGARLVHELFELAKEKAPTIIFIDEIDAIGAKRMDETTGGEREVNRTLMQLLAEMDGFDPRGNVKIIAATNRPDILDPALLRPGRFDRLIEVPLPDFRGRLEIIKVHTRKMNLRDVDLRVIAEMTEGASGADLKAIATEAGMFAIRARREYVTQEDFMKAIEKVFGAEQRLAQQIAMHEVMYG, encoded by the coding sequence ATGAGCGTTGAAAACGTCGATATCAAACCAACGGACGAGTACGATGATTACGTCATATATCTGAAGAGACGCATAAGGCAGCTTGAGCTCCAGGTGAGAACACTGGAAGCCGACAAGGAGAGACTGGAGAGAGAGCTTTCCCGCCTGAGAATGGAGATGTCCAGGCTCAGACAGCCGCCGGCCTTCGCTGGGACGCTTCTTGAACTGCTCGACGAGGACAGGGCAATAGTCCAGAACTTCAACGGACCGCGCTTTGTCGTCAGGATAGCGCCATGGATCGAGCGCGAGAACCTCAAGCCAGGTTCGAGGGTGGCCCTCGACCAGAGGACAATGGCCGTAGTGGAGCTTCTTCCCAGCGAGAAAGACCCAAGCGTCCTCGGATTTGAGGTCATCGAGAGACCAACTGTCAGTTACAAGGACATAGGCGGCCTCGAGAAACAGCTGCAGGAACTCAGGGAGGCGATAGAGCTTCCGCTCAGGCACCCGGAGCTCTTCGAGAAGGTCGGAATCGAGCCGCCGAAGGGGGTTCTCCTCTACGGTCCGCCCGGCTGTGGAAAGACCCTCATGGCCAAGGCCCTGGCCCACGAGGCCAACGCGACCTTCATCCGCGTCGTTGGCAGCGAACTCGTGAGGAAGTTCATAGGAGAGGGCGCCAGACTCGTCCACGAGCTGTTTGAACTCGCCAAGGAGAAAGCCCCGACCATAATTTTCATAGACGAGATAGACGCAATAGGAGCGAAGAGGATGGACGAAACCACGGGTGGCGAGAGGGAGGTCAACAGAACCCTCATGCAGCTCCTGGCGGAGATGGACGGCTTCGACCCAAGGGGCAACGTCAAGATAATCGCCGCCACCAACAGGCCGGACATCCTCGATCCAGCTCTGCTGAGGCCCGGCAGGTTCGACAGACTCATAGAGGTCCCGCTCCCAGACTTCCGCGGCAGGCTGGAGATAATCAAAGTACACACGAGGAAGATGAACCTCAGGGACGTCGACCTGCGCGTCATAGCGGAGATGACGGAGGGAGCCAGCGGTGCGGACCTCAAGGCCATAGCGACCGAGGCAGGAATGTTCGCCATAAGGGCGAGGCGCGAGTACGTCACCCAGGAGGACTTCATGAAGGCCATAGAGAAGGTCTTCGGCGCCGAACAGAGGCTGGCCCAGCAGATAGCGATGCACGAAGTCATGTACGGCTGA
- the cas6 gene encoding CRISPR-associated endoribonuclease Cas6, which translates to MRVEIKFRPAEEGTILPFNYNYDVYTQLVAKMAVVSPEIAREAEVSHVDYFTFSRIMVRKRELIPDRGIRVLSDDVSLYVSSSSNELIKAVVEGFIDSPILQIGDATFIADDIKVLKEPRIKESALFSTLSPIMVRTVKLSGNRMKIWDLYPNEESFFDKLRKVMLMRYSAIMGEMPEERDFSIDVVKFKPVRILVKDTYYRGSLMIFRYTGSSEIARFGYENGFGEKTRYGFGMVKVIDEEQEPEARE; encoded by the coding sequence ATGAGGGTGGAGATAAAGTTCAGGCCCGCGGAGGAGGGCACGATTCTGCCGTTTAACTACAATTACGACGTTTACACTCAGCTTGTGGCTAAAATGGCGGTAGTCTCCCCTGAAATAGCCAGGGAAGCAGAAGTGAGCCATGTTGACTACTTCACATTTTCCCGCATAATGGTGCGGAAGCGCGAGCTCATCCCGGACAGGGGGATTAGGGTTCTCTCGGACGACGTCTCGCTCTACGTATCGTCCTCCTCGAACGAGCTGATAAAAGCGGTCGTTGAGGGCTTCATCGACAGCCCGATTCTGCAGATAGGGGACGCCACTTTCATCGCCGATGACATAAAGGTCCTCAAGGAACCCAGGATAAAGGAGAGCGCCCTGTTCTCGACGCTGAGCCCGATAATGGTCAGGACGGTTAAGCTGAGCGGCAACCGGATGAAGATATGGGACCTCTACCCCAACGAGGAGAGCTTCTTTGACAAGCTCCGCAAGGTAATGCTCATGCGCTATTCTGCCATAATGGGGGAGATGCCCGAGGAGAGGGACTTTTCAATAGACGTTGTCAAGTTCAAGCCCGTCAGGATACTCGTTAAGGACACATACTACCGCGGCTCGCTCATGATATTCCGCTACACCGGCTCCTCCGAGATCGCCCGCTTCGGCTATGAGAACGGTTTTGGGGAAAAAACGAGGTACGGCTTCGGGATGGTCAAGGTGATAGATGAAGAGCAAGAACCAGAAGCCCGAGAATGA
- a CDS encoding glycosyltransferase 4 family protein has translation MIEVAPLIGLTLTFILTPYLSGRLKQAGIIGRDIHKLDRPEVAEMGGLALLVGIPLALAPSLDPETARALLVFMLFGVVGIVDDLTALRQSHKVVLSLLVAVPTAFFGASSRIDILGHTIDLGILYPVFAVLFVTGSANLVNLLAGFNGLEIGTSAVALGVLAVVTDGPARGLALAGFGAALGFLWWNRYPARVFPGDTGTLSMGALIGLVGILGKVELYAAILLVPHFLDFVIKAVGVRFGVRKHGRTEVLPDGTLRAPPYPSFLGTIMRTVRVNEPRLVAIVWGIEFILGLLVLALHLSP, from the coding sequence ATGATAGAGGTTGCTCCGCTTATAGGTTTAACCCTGACGTTCATCCTCACCCCTTACCTCTCGGGGAGATTGAAGCAAGCTGGCATCATCGGAAGGGACATACACAAGCTCGACCGGCCCGAAGTTGCCGAGATGGGCGGACTGGCGCTCCTCGTTGGCATCCCATTAGCGCTGGCACCGTCCCTCGATCCCGAAACCGCCCGGGCCCTCCTTGTATTCATGCTCTTCGGAGTCGTTGGAATCGTGGACGACCTGACGGCACTCAGACAGTCCCACAAGGTGGTCCTCTCCCTCCTGGTCGCGGTTCCAACCGCGTTCTTCGGGGCATCCTCAAGGATAGACATCCTCGGCCACACCATCGATCTTGGAATCCTCTACCCAGTCTTTGCGGTGCTTTTCGTTACGGGCTCGGCAAACCTGGTGAACCTGCTGGCAGGTTTCAACGGTCTCGAGATTGGAACCTCCGCCGTGGCCCTGGGCGTTCTGGCTGTGGTGACCGACGGACCCGCCAGGGGTCTGGCGCTGGCGGGATTCGGCGCCGCCCTGGGGTTCCTGTGGTGGAACCGCTACCCCGCGAGGGTCTTCCCAGGCGATACGGGAACGCTGAGCATGGGGGCGCTGATTGGGCTCGTTGGGATACTCGGAAAGGTCGAACTTTACGCGGCGATACTCCTCGTCCCGCACTTTCTGGACTTCGTGATAAAGGCGGTTGGAGTCAGGTTCGGGGTCAGGAAACATGGAAGAACGGAAGTGCTGCCCGACGGGACGCTGAGGGCACCGCCGTACCCCAGCTTTCTGGGAACGATAATGAGAACGGTCAGGGTGAACGAGCCGAGGCTCGTCGCGATAGTCTGGGGGATAGAGTTCATTCTCGGGCTTCTGGTTCTTGCTCTTCATCTATCACCTTGA